GTTCCGAGCGCCGCAAGCGCGTCGGCGATCACGGTCACGCGCGCCGCATCCGCCACGCCGATCACCTGCCGGCCGACCGATGCCGGATTCGCCAGCGGCCCGATGATGTTCATCACGGTTGGAATTCCAAGCTCGCCGCGCACGGGACCAACGTGTCGCATGGCGGGATGCATGCGGGGCGCGAACATGAACACGATGCCCGCACTGTCGTACGCGCGCCGCATTGCATCCGCATCGACGTCGATGTTGACGCCCAGCGCTTCGAGAACGTCTGCGCTACCGGATTTGGAAGTGAAGGATCGGTTGCCGTGTTTCGCTATGCGCACGCCTGCGCCGGCAGCAACGAGGGCGGCCGCCGTGGAGATGTTGAAAGTCCCGACCGTTCCGCCTCCGGTTCCGCACGTATCGACGATACCGTCGTGCTGCGGGAGATCCAGCCGAACCATCGCGCGCCGCAGTGCGCTCGCCGCACCCGCAACGACGTCGGCGCTTTCACCGCGCACGCGCAAACCGGTCAGCAATGCCGCGATCTGTACCTGCGATGCGTCGCCGCGCATGACGACGTCGAACGCGGCCGTGATCGCGTCCTGCGTGAGCGGGCGGTCGTGCGCAAGCGCGGCTATCGCCGCCTGAAGCGGTGCAGGAGCGGGTGTCGTCGTCATGACGTATAGCTACTCAGGAGCGGGCAGTCTCCGCTACCTTGTCCAGCTCGGCCAGTCGAGCTTCGAGCTGGCGGATGAGATCAGTCTGCGCGCGCAGCGTCGCGTCCTGATGGTGCAGCTGCACGTGCGTCCGCTCCAGGCGATCCACGGCGTTCACCACCTGCCCTTCCACTGCAACCAGTCGTTGCTCGGCAGCGATGGCGCGCCGCTCGGCGGCACCGACCGCGTCGCGCAACTTGTGTATGACGTCGCTCGTCCCCGCGCGCTGTGCTGCGCGGAGCCGCTCGACCTCGCGCTCCAGGCCAGCTACCGAACTTGCATGCTCGGCGCGCATCCGCGTCGTCACGTCGTGCAACGCGGACACTGCTTCGAAACGCGCGTCACGTTCGTAAAACCGGGCGTACGCCAGCTCGAACAACGTCGCCAGCGGCGCCGCACGCTCGAGGAGCTTGGACGAAGACCGGCGACTCGAATCGTACAGCGCCAGCGCGGCTGCAAGCGCGCCCTCGAAGACGACGCCCTTGAGCAGGAGTCTGAAGTCGCCCACCCCGGCATCGACGCCAAGCAGGCGTGCGTATTGCGACCCCTGGTCTCCGACGTCCGCGAACCGCTGGCCCGCCAGCACCGCGTACTGCACCGTTGGCGGCAGATGATCGAGCGCGAGGAGTGCGTAGGGCGGAAGTGCACCGTCGGGCGCACTGTCAGCCACCAGTTGTTCGTTGACCAGCGCGTTGCGCCGCGGATCGACCGTGAGCAGCACGAAGCCGGTGCGCCTGTCGCCACCGGAAAGCTCTTCGTGGACCAATCGGAGCGCTGCAGAGGCGTCCGGGGCCAGAGCAAGATCAGCCGCGAGCGCGGGAAGAGATTTCACGGACATCCGATGCTGCGAGTTTGCGTCCTAAATCGTGACTTGTCAATGCTTTGCGTTGCATCGGCGCACAGATTTCCTGCGCGGCGAATTGCTTGACATCATCGGTCGACCGGATAACTTCCGGCCCATGCGGGAGCGGACCGTGCAACTCGTACTGCAGTATGACGGGTCACGGTTCGCCGGATGGCAGCGCCAGCCGGCAACGGCGACGGTTCAGGGTGCTGTCGAAGGCGTACTCGAACGACTGTTCGAACGCCGGGTAACGTTGATCGGAGCTGGACGGACAGACGCAGGGGTTCACGCGCGAGGACAGGCTGCGCACGTGCGAGTGCCGGAGACGTGGAACGCCTCCAAACTTCGCCGAGCGCTCAACTCGCTGCTCCCACACGACGTCTGGATCGCACAGGCGCACAACGTTACCGATCAATTCCACGCCCGCTACAGCGCCATTTCGCGACGATATACGTATCAGCTGGGGACGGACGACGAGTCCGCCTCACCATTCAGGCGCAGGTACGAATGGCGCGTCCCATGGCAATTGCACGATGAATCGGCGCTGTCGACCGCAGCCGAATCACTCCTGGGCGAGCATCAGTTCTACGGCTTCGCGGTTCGCGGCACGGCCCCGGAAACCGATCAGCACCGCTGCACCGTGACCTACGCCGGGTGGGCGCGACGCGGTGGGCGGCTCGATTTCACCATCGAGGCGAACCGATTCTTGCACCATATGGTGCGCTTCCTGGTCGGCACGATGATAGACGTCGCGGCGGGACGCAGGAAACCCGAATCCTTCCTCGAGTTGCTTGCCGCACCGAACAACCTCGCCGTCTCCCCGCCGGCCCCGTCGCACGGTCTGTTTCTCGACCGGGTGACCTATCCGGCGCACTTCTATCTTGAGGGCGTATGAAGATCTTCGTTCAGAGCGCATCGGTCGCAGAGATCAGGGAGTTTGCTTCGGCAGGTCTGCTCGACGGCGTAGTTCTTTCGCCGGTGGACCTCGCGACCGAGGATCCATCGGCGACCCTGCTGGACAGACTCGCTGAAATCACCGTCGATTTCGGCGTTCCGGTTTGCGTGCCAGTCAGCGCGATAAGTGGCGCGGACATCTACCGGGAAGCGCGTGACATCGCGCGAGTATCGGAGCATGCGATCGTGCAGATTCCGTTCGTCGAAGACGCCGTGTCGCCGATTCGAAAGCTGGTTGAAGACGGCGTGCGGATCTGCGCCACGCAGGTGTATTCCGGCGCGCAGGCGTTCATCGCGGCCAAGCTCGGCGCATCGATGGTCGCAACCGACGTACGCGAGATCGACGCCCAGGGGCGTCCGAGTGCGGAGATGGTTGCGCAGATACGCGCGGTGATCGACAAGTGCAGACTCGAGTGCGACGTCGCAGTGACGGCGCCGCAGAGCTCCATCGCTTTCACGAGCTATCTGCTCGCCGGCGCCGACGTCGCATATGTCACGCCGGAGTTGTTCGGCTCGTTGCTTGTGCATTCGCTCACGGACCGCGGCGTCGACCGATACCTGAGCGCGCTCTCCAGACGTCACAAGCCGAGGAGCCTGTAGGCAATGAAGCGGATAGCTGTGGTCGCGATCATCGCAGCGGCGATCGCATGCAAGGGCGGATCATCCAAGGCGCAACAGATTACCGTCGCGCAACCCTCTGCCAACGCGCAGGTCGATGCGTCCCGGCGCACGGCGATCACGGCTGCGGTCGCGCGCGTCGCACCGAGCGTTGTGACTGTACAGACGGAAGCAGTGGAGCACGTTCCGGCGGACATCATGGAGCAGTTCTTCGGCGGAAACTCCGCCGAGCGCCCCGTAGCGGGTCTTGGCTCGGGCTTCATATTGCGCAAGGACGGCGTGATACTCACCAACGCGCACGTCGTCCGCGGAGCAACACGAATCTCGGTAGCGCTGCGCGACGGAACGACGTATGTCGCCAAGCTCGTCGGCGTGGATGACGTGAACGATCTCGCCGTGCTCAAGGTCGACGCCTCCAACCTTCCTGTCGCACCACTTGGCAACTCATCGTCACTGATCGTCGGCGAGTGGGCGATCGCCATCGGCAACCCGTACGGTTTCGTGCTCGCCAATACGGAGCCAAGTGTTACTGTGGGAGTCGTCAGTGGCGTCGGGCGCAATCTCGTGGCTCCGCCACCAGACGCGGGAAATGGTGCGTACGTCGATATGATCCAGACGGACGCGGCGATCAATCCCGGCAATTCGGGCGGTCCGCTGGTGGACGCCGCGGGCGAGGTCATCGGCGTGAACAGCTCGATCTACTCTCCCAGTGGCGGCTCAGTCGGACTCGGCTTTGCCATTCCGATCAACCGCGCAGCACGCGTCGCAGACGACCTGCTCACGCACGGCTCGGTTCGCCGTCCATGGATCGGCGTCAAGCCGGCAGTAAGCGAGAGCCGCACGCTGGGCCAGCGCCCTCAACGTGGCGTCACGGTCGCAGCGGTGACCCCCGGATCACCTGCGGCATCGGCTGGAATCCGCAGCGGAGACGTGATAGTACGCGTCGACGCCCGACAGATACGGAACGCATACGACTGGGAAGCGGAGTTGCTGGAGCTGAGAGTCGGCGAGACGATTCCGATCACGTTGCAGCGAAGCGGGTCGGACAAGACCGTGAACGTGCGCATTGCGGATCTACCCGAGGTGAACGCGCCGCGAGTAACGGTGCTGCACGAGATCGAGCTGACGACGCTCACACCCGCGATTCGCTCGGAGCGCAACATCAGAAGTCAGTCCGGCGCCTACGTACAGAACGTGAGCCCGCGCGTCTCGGCGCAGATCGGGCTCGCGCAGGGTGACGTGATAGTTCAGGTGAACACAACGCGGATCACAAGCGCCGAAGATGCCGCGGCGGCGCTCAACAGCGGGAGAGGTGTGGTAGTGATGTATGTCGAACGGCAGGGCCAGTTCTACTCGACCGAGTTCGTGACGCAGTAGATGCACGATACATATTCGTCACCGCTGTCCGCGCGATACGCGTCGCGCGCCATGCTGGAGCTGTGGTCGGCCCAGGAGCGCCATCTGCTCTGGCGTCAACTGTGGATCGCACTCGCGGAATCGGAGATGGAGCTTGGCATCGACATCCCCCAATCGGCGATCGCCGAGATGCGCGCCGCCGCTGCCAACATCGATTTCGACGCCGCGGCGAAGTACGAGCAACGCTTCAGACATGACGTGATGGCGCACGTGCACACCTTCGCCGACGCGGCGCCGGGTGCGCGGCGCTTCATACATCTGGGTGCGACCAGCGCTTTCGTCACCGACAACGCGGACCTGATATTGATGCGGCGCGCACTGGCGATGCTTCGCAGCCGTGCAGTGGACGTCGTACGCGCACTGGCTGCGTTCGCAGAGAAGTGGAAGGACGAGCCGACTCTCGGTTACACCCACATTCAGCCGGCGCAGCTTACGACTGTCGGAAAGCGGGCGACTCTGTGGATCCAGGATCTCGTACTCGACATCCGAGACATGCAGTATCGGATCGACTCGCTACCGCTGCGCGGCGTCAAGGGAACTACCGGCACTCAGGCGTCGTTCCTGCGGCTCTTCAATGGCGACCACGCGAAAGTGCGCGAGCTGGACCGGCTCGTCACATCCAGAATGGGCTTCTCCTCCTCGATTCCCGTCAGCGGTCAGACGTACACGCGAAAGCTCGACGCCGCGGTGCTTGGCGCGGTGGCCGGCGTTGCAGCGAGTGCGGCGAAATTTGCCAGCGACATGCGCCTGCTGCAGTCGTTCGGTGAGGTGGAGGAACCGTTCGAGAAGGAGCAGATCGGATCGTCGGCGATGGCATACAAGCGAAACCCGATGCGCTCCGAGCGGATCAATTCGCTCGCGCGGTTCGTGTTGTCGCTCGAGCCGAATGCAAACGAGACCCATTCGGTGCAGTACTTCGAGCGTACGCTCGACGACAGTGCCAACCGACGACTCGTGATCCCGGAAATGTTTCTTGCGACCGATGCGATAATGTTGATCATGCGAAACATCGCGTCCGGACTCGAGGTTCATCCCGCCCGCATTGCGCGCCGCGTCGCGGATGAACTGCCATTCATGGCGACCGAGGAGCTGATCGTGCGCGCCGTGGAGGCGGGTGGCGATCGCCAGGAAGCACACGAGGTGATCCGGAAACACAGCGTCGCCGCGGCGACTGCCGTGAAGGACGGCGCGAGTCGCAACGACATGCTGGACAGACTCGCTGCCGATCCCGATTACGCCGTCCCCATCGACGATCTCCGGAGCGTGCTTGACGCACGTAACTTCGTCGGCCGCTCGAGCGAACAGGTTACCGAGTTCCTGCGCGAGGTCGTTGATCCACTGCTGAACGACTCGGCCGACACCCTTTCAACCGAGGCGCTCAGGGTATGACGACGCCAATCAGCACAACGTCGCTTCCCTTTCCCGTCCTCAGGCATGGAAAGGTCCGCGACGTCTATGAGATCGATGCAGACCGCCTGCTGCTCGTCGCAACGGATCGCGTGAGCGCATTCGACGTCGTGCTGGACCAACCAGTGCCGCACAAGGGTGCAGTGCTGACCCAGCTCACGGCGTGGTGGCTCAGCCAGATCCGCAACGTCCCCCACCACATGATCACGGCCGACGCATCGGAGATAGTCTCGCTCGTGCCGGCGCTCCGCGCGCACCGCGACATGTTGCAGGGACGTGCGATGCTCTCGCGCCGCGCGAACGTATTTCCGGTCGAGTGCGTCGTCCGCGCATATCTGTCGGGCAGCGGATGGAAGGACTACCTCGCGACCGGAAGACTTGCGGGTGAAGCGTTACCCGCCGGAATGGTGGAGAGCCAGGCGTTGCCGGAGCCGCGCTTCACACCGGCGACCAAGGCCGAGTCGGGACACGACGAAAACATATCGCGCGCCGAAATGAGCAATCGGCTCGGCGCGGTCGCCGGCCGGCTCGAAGAACTCTCGCTGGAGCTTTTCCGCTTTGGATCCGGCGTGGCGGAACGGGCCGGCTTGATTCTCGCGGACACCAAGTTCGAGTTCGGAGAACGCGATGGGGAGGTTATATTGGTGGACGAAGTCATGACTCCCGACAGCTCGCGTTTCTGGGCGCGCGATTCCTATCGCGCCGGTACGACGCCGCCGAGCTTCGATAAACAGCCGCTGCGTGATTACCTGCAACGGCTGCGCAATGAAGGCAAATGGAACGGCGACGCGCCCGGTCCGAACATTCCGCCGGACGTGATCACGGCAATGAGCAACCGGTATCTCGAGGCGTACAGACGCCTCACCGGATCATCGCTTTCGATCGGTAACGCAACTTGAGCTTCGCGCGCGAAGGTTGGCCATTCATCGGAATCGGTGTCGCCGCCGTGATCATTGCGTTCATTGCGGCGCTGCACTACCGGTCGTGGCCCGTATGGCTGCTCGCGATTCTCATTACAGTCGTCGCCCTCTGGTGCGCCTACTTCTTCCGCGATCCCGAGCGAACGGGTCCACGCGGCGCAGATCTGATCGTCGCGCCGGCTGACGGCAAGATATTGATGATCACCAATGTCGACGAGCCGCTGTTCGTGCACGGCAAGGCGACCCGAATTTCGATCTTCATGAACATCTTCAACGTGCATGTGAACCGCTATCCGGTAGATGGACGCGTGGATTTCGTGCATTACAACAAGGGCAAGTTTCTGAATGCGGCCGCCGAGAAGTCGAGTCTGGAGAACGAGCAGATGTCGGTCGGAGTTACGACACCGGCGGGAACTCGGATTCTCACGCGTCAGATTGCCGGACTGATCGCGCGTCGCATAGTCACGTACAGCAAGGTCGGAGACGAGGCCCATCAGGGCGAACGATTCGGCATCATTCGATTCGGATCGCGCGTCGATGTCTTCATCCCCACCGACGCGACAGTCAACGCGAAGCTGGGTGACATGACGACAGCGGGTACGACTGTTCTTGCGGAGCTCAAACGGTGAGTGCGCGCGTCGCTGGGACCCATCATCATCGGCGTCGCCCAATGCGCCGCGCCGTGATTCTGCTGCCCAGCGGTCTCACGATCGCGAATCTCTTCTTCGGCATATTCGCGATCGTCGCAGCCGCACGTGGAGATCCGTCGCGCGCCGGTCTGTACGTCGTTCTCGCCGGCATCTTCGACGTTTTCGACGGCCGCGTCGCTCGCGCGACCAACACCGGATCGCCACTCGGATCCGAGCTCGACTCGCTGGTCGACATCGTTTCGTTCGGTGTCGCGCCTGCGATGATCATGTACTTCGCGGTTCTCAATCGCGAGGGATGGGACTGGGTATTTTCGTTCGCCTTCATAGCGTGCGCCGCATTGCGCCTTGCACGCTTCAACGTCGAGCAGGCTGGCCGCGCAAAACGCTACTTTCACGGCCTGCCGAGTCCGGCGGCTGGATTGACTCTGGCCACGTACTACTGGTTCAGCCAGACGTCGCTCTACAACGATACAAACATCGCGAACCTTCAGTGGCACGTGATGCTCAGGTTTGTGATGGCGGGCCTCGGCGCGCTCATGGTGAGCGACGCATCGTATCCCGCCGTCCCAACCGTCGGCTTCAGGTCTCTGCGCGAGATACTCGGCACGATCGTCGTGCTGGGCACGATCATCGGCGTGTTCTTCGTACCCAAGCAATTCTTCTTCCCCGCGTGCCTGGCCTACGTGCTGTATGGTCTTGGAAGATCCGTGCTGCTCGGCTTGCTCGGACGTCCAACTTTCAGCAGCCACGACGCGGATCTCGAGAACGACGAGGAAGACGAGACGGAGCTCGAGCCCCTCGAGCGCCCAGCGAATGCCGCACTCGCCTATTCGCCGTCGGAAACGACCAACGTCACCAGACGCCGTCGTCGTCGCCGTCGTCCCAGGCGCGATCGGCCCGGGAATGACAATCCGGACGAAGCTCCCCCTTCACCCGAAACTTGAGGTAGCTGTGCAGTTATACCGCGTTCCCGTTCAGATCATCCCGCGTCCCGGAATTCTCGATCCGCAAGGCGCAGCGGTTGCGGGCGCGCTCCGCAGCCTCGGTTTCAATACGATTGCCGATATACGAGTCGGACGCTTCATCACGGTCGACGTCAACGCGGCGAGCGCCGCCGATGCCACGAGCGCGGTTCGCAGCATGTGCGAGAAGTTGCTCGCGAATCCGGTGATCGAAGACTTCGTGCTGGAAGAGCCGACACTGCAACAGGGCGGTCAGTCGTGAAGTTCGGCGTCGTCACATTCCCCGGATCGAACGGCGACTACGACGCGTGCCATGCAGCGGCGGACGCGATCGGTCAGGAATGCGTGTATCTCTGGCACAAGGACCACGACCTCAAAGGCTGCGACGTGATCGTCCTTCCGGGTGGCTTCAGCTACGGCGATTACCTGCGGCCCGGAGCAATCGCCCGCTTCAGTCCGATCATGAATGAAGTCGTCGCGCATGCGAAGCGCGGCGCACCGGTTCTCGCAATCTGCAACGGCTTTCAGGTCGCATGCGAGGCCGGGTTGCTTCCTGGAGCACTTCTGCGGAACGCATCGCTTCGGTTCGTCTCACGCCTCGTCACGATGCGCGTGGAGAACGACTCGAGCATGTTCACGCATGAATATTACAAGGGCCAGATACTGTCGGTGCCGGTGGCACATGGAGATGGTCGCTACACGGCTGATCCCGACGTAGTTGCGAGATTGGAAGGCGAAGGGCGCGTCGCATTCCGGTATTCTTCCGCGGGCGGCGACATCGGTGATGAGGACAACATCAACGGCTCGGTGAACGGAATCGCGGGAATCATCAACGCAGCGGGCAATGTTCTCGGTATGATGCCCCACCCCGAGCGAGCGGTGGATCCGGTGATCGGTTCGACCGACGGCCTCGGCGTGTTTCACTCGCTGCTCGATGGAGTACCAGCCTGACATGAGCGAAGTTCTTCCCCGCCCCGGCGATCCGGAAATCACCCCCGCGCTTGTCAGAGAGCACGGTCTGACAGAGTCGGAGTTCGACCGCATCTGCAACATGCTTGGCCGAACGCCGACGTTCACGGAGCTCGGAATCGTGAGCGCGCTATGGAACGAGCACTGCTCCTACAAGCACTCGCGTAACACTCTGCGTACGCTGCCTACCGAAGGTGCTGCCGTCATCCAGGGCCCTGGCGAGAACGCAGGCGTCGTCGCAATCGGTGATGGCGTCGCAATCGCGTTCAAGATCGAGTCGCACAACCATCCGTCCGCAATCGAGCCCTATCAGGGCGCCGCAACCGGTGTGGGTGGAATCCTTCGTGACGTATTCACGATGGGCGCGCGCCCGATCGCGATGCTCAACTCGCTGCGATTCGGCTCACTCGATAGCGCGCGCAACCGTTATCTGTTCGCCGGCGTCGTCAAGGGAATTGGCGACTACGGAAATTCCGTCGGCGTACCAACCGTAGCGGGTGAGATTGTTTTCGACTCTGCATACGATGGCAACCCGCTGGTCAACGCGATGTGCGTCGGGATGTTGCGCGAGGATGAGCTCATCCGTGCGAAAGCCGAGGGAGTCGGAAATCCCATTCTCTGTGTCGGCGCGCGGACCGGGCGAGATGGGATTCACGGAGCGTCGTTCGCGTCCGAAGATCTTTCCGAGGCGAGCGAGGCGAAACGTCCACGAGTTCAGGTTGGCGATCCATTCACCGAGAAGCTTCTGCTCGAAGCAAGTCTCGAGCTGATCCGCAGCGGACACATCGTCGCGATTCAGGACATGGGTGCCGCCGGTTTGACTTCGTCGTCCGCCGAGATGGCGGCGCGCGGCGACGTTGGAGTCACGATCGATACGAGCCGCGTCCCCGTTCGTGAAGCAGGAATGACGCCTTACGAGATACTGCTCAGCGAGTCGCAGGAGCGCATGCTGGTAGTGGCACTCGAAGGTCACGAGCAGCAGGTTCGGGAGATTCTCTTCAAGTGGGATCTCACCGCTGAAGTGATAGGCAAGGTCATTCAGGAGCCCGTTTACCGCGTGACCGAGGGAGATCGCGTAGTCGCGGAATTTCCCGGCTCCGCACTCGTTACAGAGTGTCCGCGCTACGACGTTCCGGCCGAGGAGGGACGCGAGGCGATCGCGAGACGCAGCATCGACGTCGCGGCGACGAAGGAACTGGCCGCGGAGGCCGACCCGACGTGGACATTGCTGCAGCTTCTCGCCGCTCCCACAATCGCGAGCAAGCGGTGGGCGTATCAGCAATACGACTCGACGGTGCGAACCAATACTGTCATTGGGCCTGGCGGGGACGCAGCAGTTCTGCGAGTCCGTGGCACCGATCGCGCCATTGCGCTCAAGACAGATTGCAACGGCCGGTACGTCACGCTCGATCCAAGAGTTGGCGGCCGCATCGCTGTCGTCGAATCGGCTCGCAACGTCGCATGCACCGGCGCGCGTCCGCTCGCGATCACCAACTGTCTCAATTTTGGAAACCCGACACGCCCTGAGATATTCTTCCAGTTCAAGGAAGCCGTTGCGGGAATTCGCGAGGCCTGCATCGCGTTGGACACACCAGTCACAGGTGGAAATGTCTCGTTCTATAACGAGAGTCCGACCGGCAGCGTGCATCCAACGCCGGTCATCGGAATGCTCGGCGTCATCGATTCGCTCGAACACATCACCCGATCGACGTTTCGCAATGCGGGAGATGCGATAGTTCTTCTTGGTGATTGCACCGACGAGATTGGCGGCAGCGAGTACCTGGCGACGATCCATGGCGCGATCGGCGGAGCTCCGCCGGCCTGCAATCTGGATCACGAACGCAGCCTCATCGCCACGCTGCTGGAAGCGATCAGGGCCGGAGTGGTCGCTTCAGCGCACGATTGCAGCGATGGTGGTCTGGCGATTGCTGTCGCCGAATGCATCATGGCGAACCCTGAAAGGATGTTCGGCGCGGACATCGATCTCGGCGCTTGGGATTCGCTCCCACTCCGCGCCGTGCTGTTCGGCGAAGCACAGGGCCGCGTGGTCATTTCGTCGGGCGAGGCGGACCGCGTGCTGGAGATAGCGGCACGTAATGGCGTACCGGCTCGGGCGATCGGAACGGTTACCGACCTGGCTGAAGGTTTTACGATCCGGACAGGTGGCAGAGTGTTGAAAATTGGAACCGAGCAGGCAGCCGCGGCGTATCATGAGGCTATCCCGCGCATCATGGACGCGGCGCCCCAGAGTGCCGCAATCGAAGAAACTGAAGGAGTGAAGGTCTAGATGTGTGGTGTATTTGGCATTTTCGGTGATGACCGCGCGGCATCGCTGACTCAGCTCGGGCTGTATTCACTACAGCACCGTGGTCAGGAGTCCTGGGGAATGGTATCGGTCAGCCCCGAAGGAGTCGCCCGCGCGACGCGTGCGATGGGGCTCATCTCCGAAGCAAGTACGCGGCAGGTGCCGCTGGATGGGCGGCTCGCGATCGGCCATACCCGTTACAGCACCGCTGGCAGCTCGACTATCGAGAACGCGCAGCCGATACTCGCGCGCTCGCGCGACGGCCATATCGCGATCGGACACAACGGCAACCTTATCAACGCGACCGAGCTGCGCAGCGATCTTGAAAATGAGGGATCGATCTTTTCATCGACGATCGATTCCGAAGTGATCGTGCATCGCATCGCCAAGGCCCCGGACGGTGCGCCCGAAGTACGGCTGGCCGCTGCGCTCGCACCGGTCGAGGGAGCGTACTCGCTCGTCGCGATAATCGGCGAGACGCTGCTCGCGGCACGTGACCCGCGCGGCTGGCGACCTCTCGTGATGGGCGAAGTGAACGGCGCGATCGTTTTCGCATCCGAATCGTGCGCGCTCGACATCGTGAACGCGACTGCGATTCGCGAAGTCGCGCCCGGCGAGATCATTGCAGTCGACGCAAGCGGGATACGCTCGATCTTCCCGTTCGAGCGCAAGGCGTCCACTCGATGCGTCTTCGAGTATGTCTACTTCGCACGACCTGACAGTCGCGTGTTCGGCGGCTCCGTAGATCGGGCCCGTCGTGCGCTCGGACGTCAGCTCGCGCGCGAGGTTCCGGCGCCGAATGCGGATCTCGTTTTCGCCGTCCCGGACTCGTCCAATTCCGCGGCGCTGGGTTTCGCCGAGGAGTCGCACCTGCCGTACGAGCTTGCGCTCATCCGCAATCACTACGTCGGGAGAACCTTCATTCAGCCTGAGCAGGCCGGCCGCGACGCGAAGGTGAAGGTGAAATACAACGCGGTACGAGAAGTGCTGGAGGGAAAGCGCGTCGTCATGGTCGACGATTCGATCGTGCGCGGAACCACCACACGTGGGCTCGTGGCGATGGTGCGCGCGGCGGGTGCGGTCGAAGTCCATATGCGTGTCAGCTCGCCACCCGTGACCGGACCCTGCTACTACGGCATCGATACGC
The window above is part of the Gemmatimonadota bacterium genome. Proteins encoded here:
- the purL gene encoding phosphoribosylformylglycinamidine synthase subunit PurL, with amino-acid sequence MSEVLPRPGDPEITPALVREHGLTESEFDRICNMLGRTPTFTELGIVSALWNEHCSYKHSRNTLRTLPTEGAAVIQGPGENAGVVAIGDGVAIAFKIESHNHPSAIEPYQGAATGVGGILRDVFTMGARPIAMLNSLRFGSLDSARNRYLFAGVVKGIGDYGNSVGVPTVAGEIVFDSAYDGNPLVNAMCVGMLREDELIRAKAEGVGNPILCVGARTGRDGIHGASFASEDLSEASEAKRPRVQVGDPFTEKLLLEASLELIRSGHIVAIQDMGAAGLTSSSAEMAARGDVGVTIDTSRVPVREAGMTPYEILLSESQERMLVVALEGHEQQVREILFKWDLTAEVIGKVIQEPVYRVTEGDRVVAEFPGSALVTECPRYDVPAEEGREAIARRSIDVAATKELAAEADPTWTLLQLLAAPTIASKRWAYQQYDSTVRTNTVIGPGGDAAVLRVRGTDRAIALKTDCNGRYVTLDPRVGGRIAVVESARNVACTGARPLAITNCLNFGNPTRPEIFFQFKEAVAGIREACIALDTPVTGGNVSFYNESPTGSVHPTPVIGMLGVIDSLEHITRSTFRNAGDAIVLLGDCTDEIGGSEYLATIHGAIGGAPPACNLDHERSLIATLLEAIRAGVVASAHDCSDGGLAIAVAECIMANPERMFGADIDLGAWDSLPLRAVLFGEAQGRVVISSGEADRVLEIAARNGVPARAIGTVTDLAEGFTIRTGGRVLKIGTEQAAAAYHEAIPRIMDAAPQSAAIEETEGVKV
- the purF gene encoding amidophosphoribosyltransferase, translating into MCGVFGIFGDDRAASLTQLGLYSLQHRGQESWGMVSVSPEGVARATRAMGLISEASTRQVPLDGRLAIGHTRYSTAGSSTIENAQPILARSRDGHIAIGHNGNLINATELRSDLENEGSIFSSTIDSEVIVHRIAKAPDGAPEVRLAAALAPVEGAYSLVAIIGETLLAARDPRGWRPLVMGEVNGAIVFASESCALDIVNATAIREVAPGEIIAVDASGIRSIFPFERKASTRCVFEYVYFARPDSRVFGGSVDRARRALGRQLAREVPAPNADLVFAVPDSSNSAALGFAEESHLPYELALIRNHYVGRTFIQPEQAGRDAKVKVKYNAVREVLEGKRVVMVDDSIVRGTTTRGLVAMVRAAGAVEVHMRVSSPPVTGPCYYGIDTPNREDLIAANFTVDEIAKHIGVDSLGYLSLDGMLNAVPDGPEGFCHACFSGDYPTLPPTDPDKLRFGCGC
- the purQ gene encoding phosphoribosylformylglycinamidine synthase subunit PurQ, with amino-acid sequence MKFGVVTFPGSNGDYDACHAAADAIGQECVYLWHKDHDLKGCDVIVLPGGFSYGDYLRPGAIARFSPIMNEVVAHAKRGAPVLAICNGFQVACEAGLLPGALLRNASLRFVSRLVTMRVENDSSMFTHEYYKGQILSVPVAHGDGRYTADPDVVARLEGEGRVAFRYSSAGGDIGDEDNINGSVNGIAGIINAAGNVLGMMPHPERAVDPVIGSTDGLGVFHSLLDGVPA
- the purS gene encoding phosphoribosylformylglycinamidine synthase subunit PurS, whose translation is MQLYRVPVQIIPRPGILDPQGAAVAGALRSLGFNTIADIRVGRFITVDVNAASAADATSAVRSMCEKLLANPVIEDFVLEEPTLQQGGQS